Below is a window of Yimella sp. cx-51 DNA.
GCTGGCGCCTCCGCCACCGCCTGGATCTTGCTGCGCGGCGTTAGCCGAGCCAGTAAATCCCCCTGCAAGGATGGTTAGTGCGGTGGCTGCAAAAGCCGTCGTTAGGCGCCTCATAAATCCTCCCCAAGTAGTTAATAGCTGAGCACTTGCATGCTCTCAAGGGCGTGATCCATGGCGATACACCCTTGACCAGTTCTTTACCCGCTCTTGACCAAAGCCTTACGAAAAAGAACCGGGGGTCAAGTCCCTTGTAGTGGTGTAGCGGCGCGTACCTTTGATCGGTGTTAGGCGGTCAGGGCGGGGAGGTTCTCAGCTCCGATCATGGGTTCGGTGGTGGGTGCGGGATTGATGCGGCAGCGGGCCAGGACGTCCAGGCCGAGGTAGCGGCGGCCCTCGGCCCATTCATCGGTTTGCTCGGCCAGTACGGCTCCTACAAGCCGGATGATCGCGCCCCGGTTAGGGAAGATCCCGACCGAGTCGGTACGACGGCGGATCTCTCGGTTCAGGCGCTCGGCCGGGTTGTTGGACCAGATCTGTGACCACACGTCTTTGGGGAACTGCGTGAACGCGAGGATGTCGGCGCGGGCGGTGTCGAGGTGGTCGTGCACGGCCGGGAGTTTCTCGGCGACGTAGTCCAGGAGCCGGTCGAACTGGGCGTGCACCGAGGGTGCGTCGGGTTGGTCGTACACGCTGTGCAGCATCGCTTTTGAGCGCCGGCCACATGGTCTTGGGTGTGGCGGCTATCAGGTTGGCGGCGTAGTGCGTGCGGCACCGTTGCCAGGACGCGCCGGGCAGGTTCGCTGCGACGGCCTCGACCAGGCCCTGGTGGGCATCCGAAGTCACCAGCCGCACACCGGTCAGGCCGCGGGCGACCAGGTCAGCGAAGAACTCATTCCACGCCGGCCCGGTCTCACTGGTCGCGACCCGGAGCCCGAGGACTTCGCGGTGCCCATCCCCGTTGACCCCGGTGGCGAGCAGCGCGACGGCGTTGATCACGCGGCCGCCTTCACGGCTTTCATCGCCAGTGCGTCCTGGGGTTGACCCCGTTCGGTGGACATCCTGATCGTCAGACCTTGGTCTGGCAGGGAAGGATGCACTTATGGGTGCGAACAGGGAGAGTTACACCCCGCAGTATCGGCGTGAGGCCGCTCATTTAGTGATCGATACTGGTCGCTCGATCGCGGTTGTTGCGCGGGAGATCGGTGTCGGGGAGCAGCTGCTGGGTCGGTGGGTCGCGATCGAACGCTCGCGGATGGATGACCCGCCCGCAGCGATCGATGCTGATGAGCGGGCC
It encodes the following:
- a CDS encoding transposase, giving the protein MGANRESYTPQYRREAAHLVIDTGRSIAVVAREIGVGEQLLGRWVAIERSRMDDPPAAIDADERAELIRLRREVAELRMDRGS